The proteins below are encoded in one region of Prevotella melaninogenica ATCC 25845:
- a CDS encoding ABC transporter ATP-binding protein: MNILETNHLTFNYRNHSVLEDINLKIPEGSIYGYLGKNGEGKSTTIKILLGLEQTKINTVFFNKKEFHSNRLHILQNIGCLIEHPFFYADLSAYENLNYLDILYHCGQKRIQEVLELVNLTKDKDKKVRKYSTGMKQRLGIAMAMFHNPKLLILDEPLNGLDPQGVFEMRELMLKLKSKGKTIFISGHILAEMEKICTHIGILNNKRLLFQGEINSLLNQKKQSYLIHTDQPERCMKICKEHLIPTKRISDGTLIIEIEQDGSFDSFKKLMQQNHIQILFADTYQENLESVFLHLIKTDL, translated from the coding sequence ATGAATATACTTGAAACTAACCATCTCACTTTTAACTACAGAAATCATTCTGTATTAGAAGACATTAACTTGAAGATTCCAGAAGGTTCCATTTATGGATACTTAGGCAAGAATGGAGAGGGTAAATCAACAACGATAAAGATACTTTTAGGATTGGAGCAAACTAAAATAAATACGGTATTTTTCAATAAAAAAGAATTTCATTCCAACAGATTGCATATCCTTCAAAATATAGGATGCTTGATTGAACATCCATTCTTCTATGCAGATTTGAGTGCCTATGAGAATCTAAACTATTTGGATATACTATATCATTGTGGACAAAAACGCATTCAAGAGGTTCTAGAGCTTGTGAATTTGACTAAAGATAAAGACAAAAAAGTTAGAAAATATTCTACAGGAATGAAACAACGCTTGGGAATTGCGATGGCAATGTTTCATAATCCTAAATTACTCATTCTTGACGAACCACTCAATGGACTAGATCCTCAAGGTGTTTTTGAAATGAGAGAGCTAATGCTCAAACTTAAAAGTAAAGGAAAAACTATTTTCATTTCAGGACATATCTTAGCTGAAATGGAGAAAATATGCACACACATCGGAATATTAAATAATAAAAGATTATTGTTTCAAGGAGAAATTAATAGTCTACTCAATCAGAAAAAGCAATCTTATTTAATACATACGGACCAACCGGAACGATGCATGAAGATATGTAAAGAACACTTGATTCCCACAAAAAGGATCTCTGATGGAACGCTTATTATAGAAATAGAGCAAGATGGTTCCTTTGACAGTTTTAAAAAATTAATGCAACAAAACCACATTCAAATTTTATTTGCAGATACATACCAAGAAAATTTGGAGTCTGTATTCCTTCATCTAATAAAAACCGACTTATGA
- a CDS encoding ABC transporter permease: MKPISFFTILKSEHYKLRFNIAIWLFLLFPLFMTLCIDIYVLFKHADAVNNPTITFDYNPWVWVLGRYIFDFYALLYPILAAILSYSLCDVEYKNYGFRLLFTRPISKLTIYSSKMVFLLEINFISFLIGYLAFLLSGFALDKLLPGYEFSSYNVNNLTAFYFSYLFIALSAVSIMQYYLSLIFKSFVLPIGFAGFMTIFGVIAQNKDYIYLIPYGTVWRLNYGFYSGIIDFSKGEYLNISCVLFFIIISFFVFIRKK, encoded by the coding sequence ATGAAACCTATATCGTTCTTTACTATTCTTAAAAGTGAACACTATAAATTAAGATTTAATATTGCCATTTGGCTCTTCTTGTTATTTCCTTTGTTCATGACTTTATGCATTGATATATATGTTTTGTTTAAACATGCTGATGCTGTCAATAATCCAACAATAACTTTTGATTATAATCCTTGGGTATGGGTATTGGGTAGATACATCTTCGACTTCTATGCTCTGCTTTATCCAATTCTTGCAGCCATTTTGAGTTATTCTTTATGCGATGTAGAATATAAGAATTATGGATTTAGACTTCTTTTTACAAGACCAATTAGCAAGCTGACAATTTATTCGAGCAAAATGGTCTTCCTTTTAGAGATTAATTTTATTTCTTTCCTCATAGGTTATCTTGCTTTCCTTCTGTCTGGTTTTGCTCTGGATAAGTTATTACCTGGATATGAATTCTCCAGTTATAATGTTAATAACCTAACAGCTTTTTATTTCTCATATTTGTTTATAGCACTTTCTGCTGTTTCAATTATGCAATATTATCTTAGTTTGATCTTTAAGAGTTTTGTTTTACCTATCGGGTTTGCTGGTTTCATGACGATCTTTGGGGTTATTGCTCAAAATAAAGATTATATCTATCTTATACCCTATGGTACAGTGTGGAGATTAAACTATGGTTTTTATAGTGGGATAATAGACTTTTCGAAAGGCGAATACTTAAACATATCCTGTGTGTTATTCTTTATCATTATTTCATTTTTTGTATTTATAAGGAAAAAATAA
- the nrdD gene encoding anaerobic ribonucleoside-triphosphate reductase, whose product MEMKNFTITKRDGSKDRFSLDKIMNAILKAFESVNEPTDLGTLSKIIANLNIQNDIKVEDIQNQVELALMKEGYYQVAKSFIVYRQQHTEDRETLEKMKFLSDYCVASNAATGSKFDANANVEHKNIATLIGELPKQGFIRLNRRLLVDRIKKMYGKDLADEYIDLLNHHFIYKNDETNLANYCASITMYPWLIGGTNSIGGNSTAPTNLKSFCGGFINMVFMVSSMLAGACATPEFLMYMNYFIQKEYGKDYWERADEIVDLSLRKRTIDKVITDYFEQIVYSLNQPTGARNYQAVFWNISYYDRPYFESLFGNFYFPDGSQPDWESLSWLQKRFMTWFNQERLKTVLTFPVETMALLAENGDCKDKEWGDFAAKMYSEGHSFFTYMSDNADSLSSCCRLRNEIQDNGFSYTLGAGGVSTGSKSVLTINLNRCIQFAVNNNLDYKEYLTHIIELCHKVQLAYNENLKELLRNHMLPLFDAGYINIDRQYLTIGINGLVEAAEFMGLDITPNEEYKKFVQTVLGLIETQNKAFRTKEAMFNCEMIPAENVGVKHAKWDSEDGYFVPRSCYNSYFYRVEDNSLTILDKFKLHGAPYIEHLTGGSALHMNLEEHLSEPQYRQLLRVAAQEGCNYFTFNIPNTVCNDCGHIDKRYMHECPHCHSKNVDYLTRIIGYMKRVSNFSVPRQEEAHRRFYAGEDKYTVNTTNEKLCKETVTETKNA is encoded by the coding sequence ATGGAAATGAAGAACTTTACAATCACAAAACGTGATGGGTCAAAGGATCGGTTCTCCCTCGACAAAATTATGAATGCTATTCTCAAGGCATTCGAAAGCGTCAATGAACCTACTGATTTGGGTACTTTATCAAAAATCATCGCTAACTTGAATATTCAAAACGACATCAAGGTAGAAGACATCCAGAATCAGGTTGAGTTGGCACTTATGAAAGAAGGCTATTATCAAGTAGCAAAAAGTTTCATCGTCTATCGTCAGCAACACACAGAAGACCGTGAAACTCTTGAAAAAATGAAGTTTCTTTCTGACTATTGTGTTGCATCAAATGCAGCTACGGGGTCAAAATTTGATGCCAATGCAAATGTTGAACATAAGAACATTGCAACACTTATTGGCGAACTTCCTAAGCAAGGATTTATTCGTCTCAATCGCAGACTACTTGTTGATCGTATTAAGAAGATGTATGGTAAGGACTTGGCTGATGAGTACATTGACCTTCTAAACCACCATTTTATATATAAGAATGACGAGACAAACCTCGCCAACTATTGTGCATCCATCACGATGTACCCTTGGCTTATTGGTGGTACAAATTCAATTGGTGGCAATTCGACAGCGCCAACAAATCTGAAAAGTTTCTGTGGTGGCTTTATTAATATGGTATTCATGGTGTCATCTATGCTCGCTGGAGCTTGCGCTACGCCAGAATTCTTGATGTACATGAACTACTTTATCCAAAAGGAATATGGTAAAGACTACTGGGAGCGTGCTGATGAAATTGTTGATCTTAGCCTAAGAAAGCGTACCATTGACAAGGTAATTACTGATTATTTTGAGCAAATAGTCTATTCACTCAACCAGCCTACAGGTGCCCGCAATTATCAAGCAGTATTCTGGAACATTTCTTATTATGACCGCCCATACTTCGAGTCACTCTTCGGAAACTTCTATTTCCCAGATGGATCACAGCCAGATTGGGAGAGTCTTTCGTGGTTACAGAAACGCTTTATGACTTGGTTTAACCAAGAGCGTCTAAAGACTGTTCTCACCTTCCCTGTAGAAACAATGGCTTTATTAGCAGAGAATGGTGATTGCAAGGATAAGGAATGGGGTGACTTTGCCGCTAAGATGTATTCTGAGGGACATAGTTTCTTCACATATATGAGTGATAATGCTGATTCACTCAGTTCATGCTGCCGTCTGCGTAATGAGATTCAAGATAACGGCTTCTCCTATACACTCGGTGCTGGTGGTGTCTCAACTGGATCAAAGAGTGTATTGACAATCAACCTCAATCGCTGTATTCAGTTTGCAGTCAACAACAACCTTGATTACAAGGAGTATCTGACACATATTATCGAGTTGTGTCATAAGGTACAATTAGCATACAATGAGAACCTCAAGGAGTTACTGCGCAATCACATGCTCCCACTCTTTGATGCTGGATACATCAACATTGATCGCCAGTATCTCACTATTGGTATCAATGGTCTTGTAGAAGCAGCAGAATTCATGGGACTTGACATCACACCGAATGAGGAGTATAAGAAGTTTGTACAGACTGTACTTGGATTGATAGAAACACAGAATAAGGCCTTCCGTACAAAGGAAGCTATGTTCAACTGCGAGATGATTCCTGCTGAAAATGTAGGTGTAAAGCATGCTAAATGGGATTCAGAAGATGGGTATTTTGTTCCACGCAGCTGCTATAACAGCTATTTCTATCGCGTTGAGGACAACTCGTTGACGATTCTTGACAAGTTCAAACTGCACGGAGCACCTTATATAGAACATCTAACTGGTGGTTCTGCACTTCACATGAACCTCGAAGAGCACCTCTCTGAGCCACAGTATCGTCAGTTGTTGCGTGTCGCTGCACAAGAAGGTTGCAACTACTTCACATTCAACATTCCAAATACCGTCTGCAACGACTGCGGCCACATAGACAAACGTTATATGCACGAATGTCCACATTGCCATTCTAAGAATGTTGATTATCTCACTCGCATCATTGGTTACATGAAACGTGTTAGCAACTTCTCTGTACCTCGCCAGGAGGAAGCACACCGCCGTTTCTATGCAGGAGAAGATAAATATACAGTTAATACAACAAATGAGAAGTTATGTAAAGAAACGGTTACTGAAACCAAGAACGCATAA
- a CDS encoding HAD family hydrolase has translation MKDISLIAFDADDTLWECQTYFEAVEKEYCELLKSYASADEISKALFAVETANMPLLGYGSKAFLLSLLENAIEVSGGRLKADEVEKIIKLGKELLQLPGKPMDGVEETLKVLRERGEYHLVVFTKGELLDQENKFHRSGLKPYFDDIIVVSDKTEASYYQLCERFSINVEQLLMVGNSFRSDIEPVLKLGGWAAHIPFHTTWQHEVVEEYEHPHLLKLEYFTQLKQVL, from the coding sequence ATGAAAGATATATCATTAATAGCCTTTGATGCAGATGATACTCTGTGGGAGTGTCAAACTTATTTTGAGGCGGTAGAGAAAGAGTATTGTGAGCTATTAAAGTCATACGCCTCAGCCGATGAAATTTCTAAAGCTCTTTTTGCTGTTGAAACAGCAAATATGCCACTTTTAGGTTATGGGAGTAAGGCTTTCTTATTATCTTTATTGGAGAATGCGATAGAGGTAAGTGGGGGAAGGTTAAAAGCAGATGAGGTTGAGAAGATTATAAAATTAGGTAAAGAACTTCTCCAATTACCAGGCAAGCCAATGGATGGAGTTGAAGAAACTTTGAAGGTTTTACGTGAGAGAGGAGAATACCATTTAGTTGTCTTTACAAAAGGTGAACTGCTTGATCAAGAAAATAAGTTTCATCGTTCAGGCTTAAAGCCATATTTTGATGATATTATAGTTGTCTCAGATAAGACAGAGGCATCTTATTACCAATTGTGTGAGAGGTTTTCTATTAATGTTGAGCAGTTATTGATGGTGGGTAATTCTTTTCGTTCGGATATAGAACCCGTATTAAAACTTGGTGGTTGGGCGGCTCATATTCCTTTTCATACAACATGGCAGCATGAAGTTGTAGAGGAGTATGAACACCCTCATTTGTTAAAGTTGGAGTATTTTACACAGTTGAAGCAAGTCTTGTAA
- a CDS encoding DUF4199 domain-containing protein, translated as MIYEDFKQLTAYTRYDGIYLAIIWAASFACLLGITILPVLAQFSFLLSISTPFFVAYRLKIFREEGRNGVISFRRSLFYCVRVFFNAAIIFSLLQWLYMHYLDNGKLLMMVTNLYSSNEGKSTLAAIGVPYDQFITALPEAFQPYSLASSTFVTAVMLGGLCSLFIAAIMSKKGKRQIS; from the coding sequence ATGATTTATGAAGATTTTAAACAGCTGACAGCTTATACTCGTTATGATGGTATTTATCTTGCTATCATTTGGGCAGCAAGTTTCGCATGCTTGTTGGGTATAACCATTCTGCCGGTTTTGGCACAATTTAGTTTTTTACTCTCTATTTCAACTCCTTTCTTTGTTGCTTATCGATTGAAGATTTTTCGTGAGGAGGGACGTAATGGAGTTATATCTTTTCGTCGTAGTCTTTTTTATTGTGTACGTGTTTTCTTTAATGCTGCAATTATCTTTAGCTTGCTGCAATGGCTTTATATGCACTATCTTGATAATGGGAAATTACTCATGATGGTTACTAATCTCTATTCCAGTAATGAGGGGAAAAGCACTCTCGCAGCTATAGGTGTTCCATATGACCAGTTTATTACAGCGTTGCCAGAGGCTTTTCAACCCTACTCGTTAGCCTCAAGCACTTTTGTTACTGCCGTAATGTTAGGTGGCTTATGCTCTCTATTTATTGCAGCTATTATGTCTAAGAAAGGCAAGAGACAGATATCTTAA
- a CDS encoding glycosyltransferase family 2 protein produces the protein MDISVIIPLYNEEESLPELHAWIQRVMNANGFTYEIIFINDGSKDRSWDVIEDLHHKDEEHVHAIKFRRNYGKSPALYCGFNAAQGDVVITMDADLQDSPDEIPELYRMIMEEKYDLVSGYKQKRYDPLTKTIPTKLFNATARKISGVHNLHDFNCGLKAYRRDVVKNIEVYGEMHRYIPYLAKEAGFVRIGEKVVQHQARKYGKSKFGINRFFNGYLDLLTLWFLTNFGKKPMHVFGLMGSFMFFIGFIAFLWLIVEKVIMLVNGVYGDLLSDHASFFIALVAMVLGTQLFLAGFIGDLISRSNPRRNDYQIEKEM, from the coding sequence ATGGATATATCAGTAATTATTCCTCTTTACAATGAGGAAGAAAGTTTACCAGAATTACACGCGTGGATTCAGCGCGTGATGAACGCTAATGGCTTCACGTATGAAATAATATTTATCAATGACGGCTCTAAAGATAGGAGCTGGGATGTCATTGAGGATTTACATCATAAAGATGAGGAACATGTTCATGCGATAAAGTTCCGTCGTAACTATGGTAAGAGTCCTGCGCTCTACTGTGGCTTTAATGCTGCTCAAGGTGATGTTGTTATTACGATGGATGCTGACTTGCAGGATTCTCCTGACGAGATACCAGAACTTTATCGTATGATAATGGAGGAGAAGTACGACCTTGTCAGTGGTTATAAGCAGAAACGTTATGACCCATTGACAAAGACTATACCAACAAAACTTTTCAATGCCACGGCACGTAAGATTAGTGGTGTACATAATTTGCATGACTTTAATTGCGGCTTGAAAGCCTATCGCCGTGATGTTGTGAAGAATATTGAAGTATATGGTGAGATGCACCGTTATATCCCTTATCTTGCAAAAGAAGCAGGCTTCGTACGTATAGGTGAGAAGGTTGTACAACATCAAGCACGTAAGTATGGTAAATCAAAGTTTGGAATTAATCGTTTCTTCAATGGTTATCTTGACCTATTGACACTCTGGTTTCTCACCAACTTTGGTAAGAAGCCAATGCATGTCTTTGGTTTGATGGGCTCGTTTATGTTCTTCATTGGCTTTATAGCATTCCTTTGGCTGATTGTAGAAAAGGTTATTATGCTTGTTAATGGTGTATATGGCGACCTACTTTCTGATCATGCATCCTTCTTTATCGCTCTTGTTGCGATGGTATTGGGTACACAGCTTTTCCTTGCTGGCTTTATTGGCGACCTTATCAGTCGCAGTAATCCACGCAGAAATGACTATCAGATAGAGAAAGAAATGTAA